A window of the Gossypium arboreum isolate Shixiya-1 chromosome 2, ASM2569848v2, whole genome shotgun sequence genome harbors these coding sequences:
- the LOC108463733 gene encoding interactor of constitutive active ROPs 2, chloroplastic-like isoform X2: MQTPKASRTSSVVVPRKKSPMTPQTARQLKIPGANSGSVSSPNTASKASKEQSPKVTERKALKSSVSENGLSRVAELEAQLDQLLGELKKTKDQLTASESWKRLALQEAEEAKKEVSIMSAKLEESERKLMEISASEDDRVEELRKISKDRDRAWQSELEAVQKQHSMDSAALVSAMNEIQKLKVQLEKVYESESIQTKHAESAHAEIQNMKIELTETLSLVEKLKSELTDCRESEARGLELVSETRMQFEVANKTIEKLRSDATKETEAYNMLLLELEQSKGRVKSLEGLVSKLQVELVGNGCIKDPEQQNEENEEIKRVKTELNFAKLEISQLRSALDEAEVRYQEEYIKSTLQIRSAYEQVECIKSGSSRKEAKLEAELTRTKANVEELRSQNEGLRESELAAELKKLEFDLKELKDNLTVKETELNTITGQNKMLKREIESKTKSDEPVVVLLEASKAAERAALMKVGYLTEETDKSNRRAARLTEELESAQAANTEMEAELKRLKVQANQWRKAAEAATAMLSNNGKYSDKTIPFDITIGSPKWENIDDDDDDDSSKKKNNMLRKIGVLWKKGQK; encoded by the exons ATGCAAACGCCGAAAGCAAG TAGAACAAGCTCGGTGGTAGTGCCTCGGAAAAAATCTCCTATGACACCACAAACTGCTCGACAGTTGAAGATACCCGGAGCCAATTCGGGTTCTGTTTCGTCACCAAATACGGCAAGTAAGGCATCAAAAGAACAAAGTCCTAAGGTTACCGAGCGTAAAGCATTGAAAAGTTCGGTGTCTGAG AATGGACTGAGCCGAGTGGCGGAACTTGAAGCACAGCTCGATCAACTCCTAGGTGAGTTGAAGAAGACGAAGGATCAACTAACTGCATCTGAGTCATGGAAGAGGTTGGCCTTACAGGAGGCTGAGGAGGCGAAGAAAGAGGTATCGATAATGTCAGCTAAGCTCGAAGAATCTGAACGAAAATTGATGGAAATTTCTGCTTCTGAGGATGACCGAGTGGAAGAACTCCGTAAAATATCGAAAGATCGAGATAGAGCATGGCAGTCCGAACTTGAGGCTGTCCAGAAACAACACTCGATGGATTCGGCTGCGTTGGTTTCCGCTATGAACGAAATTCAAAAGCTTAAAGTTCAGCTCGAAAAGGTCTATGAATCTGAATCTATTCAAACGAAGCATGCTGAATCCGCACATGCTGAGATTCAgaatatgaaaattgaattaaccGAAACTCTTTCCTTGGTCGAAAAACTCAAGTCCGAGCTCACTGATTGCCGAGAATCTGAAGCACGGGGTCTCGAACTTGTTAGCGAAACCCGAATGCAATTCGAAGTAGCAAATAAAACGATCGAAAAGCTACGTTCTGATGCAACCAAAGAAACCGAAGCTTACAACATGTTACTATTGGAGTTGGAACAATCAAAAGGTAGAGTTAAGTCATTAGAAGGACTTGTTAGTAAGCTACAAGTAGAACTGGTTGGTAATGGCTGCATTAAGGATCCCGAACAACAGAATGAAGAAAATGAGGAGATAAAACGGGTTAAAACCGAGCTTAATTTCGCGAAACTTGAAATCAGTCAATTGAGATCGGCATTGGATGAAGCTGAAGTTAGGTACCAAGAAGAATATATCAAAAGCACATTGCAAATTAGGAGCGCTTATGAACAAGTGGAATGCATAAAATCAGGGTCGTCCCGAAAGGAAGCCAAACTCGAGGCTGAATTAACGAGAACGAAAGCCAATGTTGAAGAATTAAGATCACAAAATGAGGGTCTTCGAGAATCTGAACTTGCAGCGGAGTTGAAGAAGTTAGAGTTTgatttgaaagaattgaaagataACTTGACAGTCAAGGAAACCGAACTGAACACCATAACTGGGCAGAACAAAATGCTCAAAAGGGAAATCGAGAGCAAAACGAAGAGTGATGAACCAGTTGTTGTGTTGTTAGAAGCATCAAAGGCTGCAGAGCGAGCAGCATTGATGAAAGTCGGATATTTAACGGAAGAAACCGATAAGAGTAACCGAAGAGCAGCTCGGTTGACTGAAGAGCTCGAATCAGCGCAAGCAGCAAACACAGAAATGGAAGCCGAGTTGAAGAGACTTAAAGTACAAGCAAATCAATGGAGAAAAGCAGCCGAAGCAGCTACTGCTATGTTGTCTAACAATGGGAAATATTCAGACAAGACAATACCTTTTGATATAACTATCGGATCACCGAAGTGGGAAAACATCGATGACGATGATGATGACGATTCATCGAAAAAGAAGAACAATATGTTGAGAAAGATTGGTGTGTTATGGAAGAAAGGTCAAAAATAA
- the LOC108463733 gene encoding interactor of constitutive active ROPs 2, chloroplastic-like isoform X1 produces the protein MQTPKASRTSSVVVPRKKSPMTPQTARQLKIPGANSGSVSSPNTASKASKEQSPKVTERKALKSSVSEKNGLSRVAELEAQLDQLLGELKKTKDQLTASESWKRLALQEAEEAKKEVSIMSAKLEESERKLMEISASEDDRVEELRKISKDRDRAWQSELEAVQKQHSMDSAALVSAMNEIQKLKVQLEKVYESESIQTKHAESAHAEIQNMKIELTETLSLVEKLKSELTDCRESEARGLELVSETRMQFEVANKTIEKLRSDATKETEAYNMLLLELEQSKGRVKSLEGLVSKLQVELVGNGCIKDPEQQNEENEEIKRVKTELNFAKLEISQLRSALDEAEVRYQEEYIKSTLQIRSAYEQVECIKSGSSRKEAKLEAELTRTKANVEELRSQNEGLRESELAAELKKLEFDLKELKDNLTVKETELNTITGQNKMLKREIESKTKSDEPVVVLLEASKAAERAALMKVGYLTEETDKSNRRAARLTEELESAQAANTEMEAELKRLKVQANQWRKAAEAATAMLSNNGKYSDKTIPFDITIGSPKWENIDDDDDDDSSKKKNNMLRKIGVLWKKGQK, from the exons ATGCAAACGCCGAAAGCAAG TAGAACAAGCTCGGTGGTAGTGCCTCGGAAAAAATCTCCTATGACACCACAAACTGCTCGACAGTTGAAGATACCCGGAGCCAATTCGGGTTCTGTTTCGTCACCAAATACGGCAAGTAAGGCATCAAAAGAACAAAGTCCTAAGGTTACCGAGCGTAAAGCATTGAAAAGTTCGGTGTCTGAG AAGAATGGACTGAGCCGAGTGGCGGAACTTGAAGCACAGCTCGATCAACTCCTAGGTGAGTTGAAGAAGACGAAGGATCAACTAACTGCATCTGAGTCATGGAAGAGGTTGGCCTTACAGGAGGCTGAGGAGGCGAAGAAAGAGGTATCGATAATGTCAGCTAAGCTCGAAGAATCTGAACGAAAATTGATGGAAATTTCTGCTTCTGAGGATGACCGAGTGGAAGAACTCCGTAAAATATCGAAAGATCGAGATAGAGCATGGCAGTCCGAACTTGAGGCTGTCCAGAAACAACACTCGATGGATTCGGCTGCGTTGGTTTCCGCTATGAACGAAATTCAAAAGCTTAAAGTTCAGCTCGAAAAGGTCTATGAATCTGAATCTATTCAAACGAAGCATGCTGAATCCGCACATGCTGAGATTCAgaatatgaaaattgaattaaccGAAACTCTTTCCTTGGTCGAAAAACTCAAGTCCGAGCTCACTGATTGCCGAGAATCTGAAGCACGGGGTCTCGAACTTGTTAGCGAAACCCGAATGCAATTCGAAGTAGCAAATAAAACGATCGAAAAGCTACGTTCTGATGCAACCAAAGAAACCGAAGCTTACAACATGTTACTATTGGAGTTGGAACAATCAAAAGGTAGAGTTAAGTCATTAGAAGGACTTGTTAGTAAGCTACAAGTAGAACTGGTTGGTAATGGCTGCATTAAGGATCCCGAACAACAGAATGAAGAAAATGAGGAGATAAAACGGGTTAAAACCGAGCTTAATTTCGCGAAACTTGAAATCAGTCAATTGAGATCGGCATTGGATGAAGCTGAAGTTAGGTACCAAGAAGAATATATCAAAAGCACATTGCAAATTAGGAGCGCTTATGAACAAGTGGAATGCATAAAATCAGGGTCGTCCCGAAAGGAAGCCAAACTCGAGGCTGAATTAACGAGAACGAAAGCCAATGTTGAAGAATTAAGATCACAAAATGAGGGTCTTCGAGAATCTGAACTTGCAGCGGAGTTGAAGAAGTTAGAGTTTgatttgaaagaattgaaagataACTTGACAGTCAAGGAAACCGAACTGAACACCATAACTGGGCAGAACAAAATGCTCAAAAGGGAAATCGAGAGCAAAACGAAGAGTGATGAACCAGTTGTTGTGTTGTTAGAAGCATCAAAGGCTGCAGAGCGAGCAGCATTGATGAAAGTCGGATATTTAACGGAAGAAACCGATAAGAGTAACCGAAGAGCAGCTCGGTTGACTGAAGAGCTCGAATCAGCGCAAGCAGCAAACACAGAAATGGAAGCCGAGTTGAAGAGACTTAAAGTACAAGCAAATCAATGGAGAAAAGCAGCCGAAGCAGCTACTGCTATGTTGTCTAACAATGGGAAATATTCAGACAAGACAATACCTTTTGATATAACTATCGGATCACCGAAGTGGGAAAACATCGATGACGATGATGATGACGATTCATCGAAAAAGAAGAACAATATGTTGAGAAAGATTGGTGTGTTATGGAAGAAAGGTCAAAAATAA
- the LOC108463733 gene encoding interactor of constitutive active ROPs 2, chloroplastic-like isoform X3 encodes MQTPKARTSSVVVPRKKSPMTPQTARQLKIPGANSGSVSSPNTASKASKEQSPKVTERKALKSSVSEKNGLSRVAELEAQLDQLLGELKKTKDQLTASESWKRLALQEAEEAKKEVSIMSAKLEESERKLMEISASEDDRVEELRKISKDRDRAWQSELEAVQKQHSMDSAALVSAMNEIQKLKVQLEKVYESESIQTKHAESAHAEIQNMKIELTETLSLVEKLKSELTDCRESEARGLELVSETRMQFEVANKTIEKLRSDATKETEAYNMLLLELEQSKGRVKSLEGLVSKLQVELVGNGCIKDPEQQNEENEEIKRVKTELNFAKLEISQLRSALDEAEVRYQEEYIKSTLQIRSAYEQVECIKSGSSRKEAKLEAELTRTKANVEELRSQNEGLRESELAAELKKLEFDLKELKDNLTVKETELNTITGQNKMLKREIESKTKSDEPVVVLLEASKAAERAALMKVGYLTEETDKSNRRAARLTEELESAQAANTEMEAELKRLKVQANQWRKAAEAATAMLSNNGKYSDKTIPFDITIGSPKWENIDDDDDDDSSKKKNNMLRKIGVLWKKGQK; translated from the exons ATGCAAACGCCGAAAGCAAG AACAAGCTCGGTGGTAGTGCCTCGGAAAAAATCTCCTATGACACCACAAACTGCTCGACAGTTGAAGATACCCGGAGCCAATTCGGGTTCTGTTTCGTCACCAAATACGGCAAGTAAGGCATCAAAAGAACAAAGTCCTAAGGTTACCGAGCGTAAAGCATTGAAAAGTTCGGTGTCTGAG AAGAATGGACTGAGCCGAGTGGCGGAACTTGAAGCACAGCTCGATCAACTCCTAGGTGAGTTGAAGAAGACGAAGGATCAACTAACTGCATCTGAGTCATGGAAGAGGTTGGCCTTACAGGAGGCTGAGGAGGCGAAGAAAGAGGTATCGATAATGTCAGCTAAGCTCGAAGAATCTGAACGAAAATTGATGGAAATTTCTGCTTCTGAGGATGACCGAGTGGAAGAACTCCGTAAAATATCGAAAGATCGAGATAGAGCATGGCAGTCCGAACTTGAGGCTGTCCAGAAACAACACTCGATGGATTCGGCTGCGTTGGTTTCCGCTATGAACGAAATTCAAAAGCTTAAAGTTCAGCTCGAAAAGGTCTATGAATCTGAATCTATTCAAACGAAGCATGCTGAATCCGCACATGCTGAGATTCAgaatatgaaaattgaattaaccGAAACTCTTTCCTTGGTCGAAAAACTCAAGTCCGAGCTCACTGATTGCCGAGAATCTGAAGCACGGGGTCTCGAACTTGTTAGCGAAACCCGAATGCAATTCGAAGTAGCAAATAAAACGATCGAAAAGCTACGTTCTGATGCAACCAAAGAAACCGAAGCTTACAACATGTTACTATTGGAGTTGGAACAATCAAAAGGTAGAGTTAAGTCATTAGAAGGACTTGTTAGTAAGCTACAAGTAGAACTGGTTGGTAATGGCTGCATTAAGGATCCCGAACAACAGAATGAAGAAAATGAGGAGATAAAACGGGTTAAAACCGAGCTTAATTTCGCGAAACTTGAAATCAGTCAATTGAGATCGGCATTGGATGAAGCTGAAGTTAGGTACCAAGAAGAATATATCAAAAGCACATTGCAAATTAGGAGCGCTTATGAACAAGTGGAATGCATAAAATCAGGGTCGTCCCGAAAGGAAGCCAAACTCGAGGCTGAATTAACGAGAACGAAAGCCAATGTTGAAGAATTAAGATCACAAAATGAGGGTCTTCGAGAATCTGAACTTGCAGCGGAGTTGAAGAAGTTAGAGTTTgatttgaaagaattgaaagataACTTGACAGTCAAGGAAACCGAACTGAACACCATAACTGGGCAGAACAAAATGCTCAAAAGGGAAATCGAGAGCAAAACGAAGAGTGATGAACCAGTTGTTGTGTTGTTAGAAGCATCAAAGGCTGCAGAGCGAGCAGCATTGATGAAAGTCGGATATTTAACGGAAGAAACCGATAAGAGTAACCGAAGAGCAGCTCGGTTGACTGAAGAGCTCGAATCAGCGCAAGCAGCAAACACAGAAATGGAAGCCGAGTTGAAGAGACTTAAAGTACAAGCAAATCAATGGAGAAAAGCAGCCGAAGCAGCTACTGCTATGTTGTCTAACAATGGGAAATATTCAGACAAGACAATACCTTTTGATATAACTATCGGATCACCGAAGTGGGAAAACATCGATGACGATGATGATGACGATTCATCGAAAAAGAAGAACAATATGTTGAGAAAGATTGGTGTGTTATGGAAGAAAGGTCAAAAATAA
- the LOC108463708 gene encoding 40S ribosomal protein S23: protein MGKTRGMGAGRKLRTHRRRQRWADKSYKKSNLGNEWKKPFAGSSHAKGIVLEKIGIEAKQPNSAIRKCARVQLIKNGKKIAAFVPNDGCLNYIEENDEVLIAGFGRKGHAVGDIPGVRFKVVKVSGVSLLALFKEKKEKPRS, encoded by the exons ATGGG GAAGACACGAGGTATGGGAGCTGGACGTAAGCTGAGGACCCACCGAAGGAGGCAAAGGTGGGCCGATAAGTCATACAAAAAATCCAACCTTGGTAATGAATGGAAGAAGCCATTTGCTGGTTCTTCCCATGCCAAAGGCATTGTCCTTGAAAAGAT AGGTATTGAAGCTAAGCAACCTAACTCTGCTATCCGAAAGTGTGCTCGAGTTCAATTGATCAAGAATGGAAAAAAGATTGCCGCGTTCGTTCCAAACGACGGTTGTTTAAACTACATCGAAGAAAAT GATGAGGTGTTGATTGCTGGATTTGGACGAAAGGGTCATGCCGTCGGTGATATTCCCGGTGTTAGATTCAAGGTTGTGAAGGTGTCTGGTGTTTCATTATTGGCACTTTTCAAAGAGAAGAAGGAGAAGCCTAGATCCTAA
- the LOC108464163 gene encoding uncharacterized protein LOC108464163, translated as MVDSEKQSDSNMKGLSLIDVSSEDDSLINSPLADPINLKSSEKKSETKTVRFAVDPESVEMAVGSIEEAGKVKEPSESSEQEKTSKNGKYNLRKSLAWDSAFFTSEGFLEPEELSSMLGGNEKGQIQALPGIQEDVNKSYDSLTTLDSETLTLESLEADLFEDVRASIQKSNKVSVTANSSGKKEFKTTDTKTVSSSKKVELPTQDKKIQIKQKATPKKPNVGVKDSGKTVKQVVVHPQISQACTVLYHANELIVVLPFLVHRKLCYKLTVRSVARAGESTLSLHKPPKILSGVGHTPTKRASLGAKTVKMDKDAKTVTGRGTTVLKTPALVGSRNIVPRPKLSSKSSSCSPASSKTELTSSCSSLESCASFSSNRTNKSSLNLIKHKNGPRIVNPSSGSAISARSRIAPKGKIQAGSSKPPTFVKSSTKFSSSISPASSISEWSSESSSSISATNQSSNVVRDSLGTGSRKGLTTKRDAHQRLDSQNLPTGSEGDGTEVNGSLDESENKVSTGTSRLLNPGSVKPSGLRMPSPKLGFFDGVRSSGRTPNGSMLSHSGVTSGLPKIGAKSTSPGGNSNKAKIGKLQPVRSLTVIQSPKVDVKQTSSAVKSRSSLSIQKSPVAATKVPSSLRNLNTSTGMSLKLQSTSSPRTGRESYSKAQGIGSAGKVEIVPLDGVTESTADIASKTDVQNTIASEAENKTYGYPCFKKEEAPVEDRIVAVQKEPIADFENSMSNPTPTSPSPMISEVTCGSRIPFSVKDSFCNTDASLDVLSGSTVVAEKTTVLPLSESTLSENNI; from the exons ATGGTTGATTCAGAGAAACAAAGCGATTCCAATATGAAAGGGCTAAGCCTCATCGATGTTTCGTCCGAAGACGATTCTCTCATCAATTCGCCACTCGCCGATCCTATAAACCTTAAATCTTCAG AGAAAAAAAGTGAAACCAAGACTGTTAGGTTCGCTGTGGATCCCGAGAGCGTAGAAATGGCAGTAGGCTCCATTGAAGAAGCTGGAAAGGTAAAGGAACCATCGGAGTCTTCAGAACAAGAGAAGACAAGCAAAAATGGAAAATATAATTTACGCAAAAGTTTAGCATGGGATAGTGCTTTCTTTACTAGTGAAG GTTTTCTGGAGCCGGAGGAGTTGTCTAGTATGCTGGGAGGCAATGAGAAAGGTCAAATACAAGCATTGCCTGGGATTCAAGAGGATGTAAACAAGTCTTATGATTCATTAACAACATTGGATTCTGAAACTTTGACTTTGGAAAGTCTTGAGGCTGATTTATTTGAGGATGTAAGAGCTTCAATCCAGAAATCTAACAAAGTTTCTGTCACTGCGAATTCTAGTGGCAAAAAGGAGTTCAAAACAACAGATACTAAAACTGTGTCAT CTTCAAAGAAGGTAGAACTTCCAACTCAAGATAAG aaaatccagATTAAGCAAAAAGCTACTCCAAAGAAGCCTAATGTTGGTGTCAAAGACTCTGGGAAAACAGTGAAGCAGGTTGTTGTCCATCCACAAATTTCACAGGCATGTACAGTGCTATATCATGCAAATGAACTGATAGTTGTATTGCCTTTTCTA GTTCATAGAAAACTATGCTATAAGCTT ACTGTACGGTCCGTTGCTAGAGCCGGAGAATCAACTTTATCTCTTCATAAGCCACCAAAAATATTAAGTGGTGTTGGTCATACACCAACCAAAAGGGCTTCATTGGGTGCTAAGACTGTCAAAATGGATAAAGATGCAAAAACTGTTACTG GTAGAGGGACTACAGTATTAAAAACTCCTGCCTTGGTTGGTTCTAGAAACATTGTGCCTAGGCCTAAATTATCCTCCAAATCTTCTTCCTGCTCCCCAGCCTCTAGCAAAACGGAGCTGACATCTTCGTGTTCCTCACTTGAAAGTTGTGCCAGTTTTTCATCTAACAGAACTAATAAATCTTCCTTGAATTTGATTAAACACAAAAATGGCCCCCGAATTGTTAACCCTTCCTCTGGTTCCGCTATTAGTGCTCGATCCAGAATAGCACCAAAAGGTAAAATTCAAGCAGGAAGCTCAAAGCCCCCAACATTTGTGAAGTCTTCTACAAAGTTCTCTTCCAGTATATCTCCCGCAAGCTCTATCAGTGAATGGTCCTCAGAGTCGTCATCATCAATCTCTGCCACTAATCAAAGTTCTAATGTTGTTAGAGATAGCCTTGGCACTGGCTCCCGCAAGGGACTTACTACAAAACGTGACGCCCACCAACGTTTGGACTCGCAGAACCTTCCTACTGGCTCAGAGGGAGATGGTACTGAGGTTAATGGCTCACTTGATGAAAGTGAAAACAAGGTCTCAACTGGAACGAGTCGGCTTCTTAATCCAGGTTCAGTGAAACCCTCTGGACTCCGAATGCCATCACCAAAACTTGGCTTCTTTGATGGG GTACGATCATCGGGACGTACTCCAAATGGGAGTATGCTGTCTCATTCTGGTGTAACTAGTGGCTTGCCTAAAATTGGAGCAAAAAGCACTAGTCCAGGTGGAAACTCAAACAAGGCAAAGATTGGAAAGCTTCAACCTGTTAGATCTCTCACTGTAATCCAGAGCCCCAAGGTAGATGTTAAACAAACTTCCTCTGCTGTAAAATCGAGATCTTCCTTATCTATCCAAAAATCTCCGGTTGCTGCAACAAAGGTACCAAGTTCTTTGAGAAACCTCAACACCAGTACCGGCATGTCTCTGAAACTCCAGAGTACATCCTCTCCAAGAACTGGTAGAGAAAGTTACTCAAAGGCTCAGGGCATTGGTTCAGCCGGGAAAGTAGAGATTGTTCCTCTTGACGGAGTAACCGAATCAACTGCTGATATAGCTTCCAAGACCGATGTTCAAAACACAATTGCATCAGAAGCTGAAAACAAGACATACGGTTATCCATGTTTCAAGAAGGAAGAAGCTCCTGTTGAAGACCGAATTGTCGCTGTTCAGAAAGAACCCATTGCTGACTTCGAGAACAGTATGTCAAATCCCACTCCGACATCTCCATCCCCAATGATTTCTGAAGTTACTTGTGGCTCAAGGATACCTTTCTCGGTCAAGGATTCTTTTTGCAATACAGATGCATCACTTGATGTTTTATCGGGATCAACAGTGGTGGCCGAGAAGACAACTGTATTACCATTGTCGGAGAGCACCTTGTCAGAGAATAATATCTAA
- the LOC108467227 gene encoding PWWP domain-containing protein 5-like: MSQKVSEEIDLNCDAVSVDRENGDNDVNIRDSGTCLKESANEAGEGSKVESVKDEEVNLEADIGSLGEEVAFGSGEVSKMEVDGELKGNGDGECVSVEEKKPVVAEEMAVKSSSEVAEDLNVGLCRSGDPLLEGTSVQSVSIVDDTTHSGDERLNSPDLSDENSLPCGDQKESLNHRSSCGLESRDMEIDAHDDTKKKRNAENRSSVLIDGVDSNQSTSTDEDEDEDEDVKHEEPEFCVSDLVWGKVRSHPWWPGQIFDYSDASSKAKKYFKKGCYLVAYYGDQTFAWNEESRIKPFRPHFSRMEKQNNMEEFHNAVDCALDEVSRRVEFGLACSCISKEAYAEVKTEIIVNAGIREESSRRVGGDRFSTAASFDPSELVETMKALALSPLYSEVDRLQFTTSQAQLLAFHRWKGYSQLPEFLNLGGLLETDAEIPLFEEMKTEVPSSKVEKEMPENQDKIPAGSCKKEKSLSDFLAERRLSLQKVKRKLKNNAGDKLTSSSPAKKLKAVDTLHDDSASKLNKSYVSPGSGDKSLQSKQTFRVGASILRVASLLNGSTVSSPLFKHCDGKFQKSAVNNKKKGKSMSGKSPGKVSRTGASSPTEIHSQLCSAATDPLKDQGTDDITREKSTGSKVTGRSELASIKDSSCPDRIIRCLPEEQSPFDKGNETSEVSPNTQPTVQASVNTDSEPKHTVEGEILGTETEKQQIADSDESFTKDQTPTALILNFSDIDSVPSVEDLNKTFSHYGPLVSPGAEVFKKSTRAKVVFKRRADAEMAFSSSGKYSIFGPSLVSYRLKRLAVTPTKASTGSTKRIRVGETREDENTT; this comes from the exons ATGTCGCAAAAAGTTAGTGAAGAAATCGACTTGAACTGTGATGCTGTTTCGGTTGACCGTGAAAACGGGGATAATGATGTAAATATTAGGGATTCTGGAACTTGTTTGAAAGAAAGTGCAAATGAGGCAGGGGAAGGAAGCAAAGTTGAGAGTGTAAAAGATGAAGAGGTAAATTTGGAAGCTGATATTGGGTCTTTAGGTGAAGAGGTGGCTTTCGGCTCGGGTGAAGTTTCGAAGATGGAGGTTGATGGAGAGTTGAAAGGAAATGGAGATGGTGAGTGTGTCTCTGTGGAAGAGAAGAAACCAGTGGTGGCCGAAGAAATGGCTGTGAAATCTTCTAGTGAGGTTGCTGAAGACCTTAATGTTGGACTGTGTCGTAGTGGGGATCCATTGCTAGAGGGAACTAGTGTTCAGTCTGTCTCAATTGTTGACGATACTACTCATTCTGGTGACGAGAGGCTGAATTCTCCAGATTTAAGTGATGAAAACTCTTTACCTTGCGGGGACCAGAAAGAGAGTTTGAACCATCGATCTTCTTGTGGATTAGAAAGCCGGGATATGGAAATTGATGCACACGATGATACCAAAAAGAAACGAAATGCAGAAAATAGGTCTAGTGTGTTAATTGATGGGGTAGACTCGAATCAATCTACAAGCACGGATGAGGACGAGGATGAGGATGAAGATGTAAAACACGAAGAACCTGAATTTTGTGTCTCGGATTTAGTGTGGGGTAAAGTAAGGAGTCACCCTTGGTGGCCAGGACAAATATTTGATTATTCAGATGCCTCATCGAAGGCAAAGAAGTATTTTAAAAAGGGCTGTTATTTGGTTGCGTATTATGGTGATCAGACATTTGCTTGGAATGAAGAGTCACGGATCAAGCCGTTTAGGCCTCATTTCTCGCGTATGGAAAAGCAGAACAATATGGAAGAGTTTCACAATGCTGTGGATTGTGCTTTGGACGAGGTTTCTAGACGGGTAGAGTTTGGTCTGGCCTGTTCCTGCATTTCCAAGGAAGCATATGCTGAGGTCAAAACTGAGATAATTGTTAACGCTGGGATCCGGGAAGAATCTAGTAGAAGAGTCGGTGGGGATCGATTCTCGACTGCTGCTTCTTTTGACCCTTCTGAACTTGTTGAGACTATGAAAGCGTTGGCCCTTTCACCTTTGTACAGTGAGGTTGATAGACTGCAATTCACAACATCACAGGCACAATTATTGGCATTCCATCGTTGGAAAGGTTATTCCCAGCTACCCGAGTTTCTAAATCTTGGTGGCTTATTAGAGACTGATGCAGAAATCCCTTTGTTTGAGGAAATGAAAACTGAAGTTCCTAGTTCCAAGGTTGAAAAAGAGATGCCCGAGAATCAAGATAAAATCCCTGCAGGTTCGTGCAAAAAGGAGAAAAGCTTGTCGGATTTTTTAGCTGAAAGACGGTTGAGTTTGCAGAAAGttaaaaggaaattgaaaaacaATGCTGGTGACAAGTTAACTTCTTCTTCACCTGCGAAAAAACTAAAGGCTGTTGACACTCTGCATGATGACTCAGCATCGAAACTGAACAAAAGTTATGTGTCACCAGGGTCTGGTGATAAGTCTTTGCAGTCTAAGCAAACTTTCAGGGTTGGAGCTAGCATACTTAGGGTTGCAAGTCTACTCAATGGTTCAACGGTTTCATCTCCACTATTTAAGCATTGCGATGGGAAATTTCAAAAATCTGCAGTTAACaacaaaaagaaaggaaaatctATGTCTGGCAAGTCTCCTGGGAAGGTTTCTCGGACAGGTGCTTCATCACCTACTGAGATTCACTCACAGCTTTGCTCGGCTGCCACAGATCCCTTGAAAG ATCAAGGAACGGATGATATAACGAGGGAGAAATCAACTGGTTCCAAAGTTACTGGAAGGTCTGAGCTGGCCTCGATTAAAGACTCTTCTTGTCCTGACAGGATAATCCGATGCCTTCCTGAAGAGCAATCACCGTTTGACAAGGGCAATGAAACCTCCGAGGTTTCTCCAAACACACAACCAACTGTTCAAGCAAGTGTCAATACGGATTCTGAACCGAAACATACAGTGGAAGGTGAAATTCTTGGAACAGAAACAGAGAAGCAGCAGATAGCAGACTCAGATGAAAGTTTTACGAAGGATCAAACTCCAACTGCCCTGATTCTGAACTTTTCAGACATCGATTCAGTTCCCTCGGTAGAAGACCTTAATAAAACCTTTAGCCATTACGGGCCATTGGTTTCACCAGGTGCTGAAGTGTTCAAAAAGAGCACCCGAGCCAAAGTGGTTTTCAAAAGACGAGCAGATGCAGAAATGGCCTTCAGCAGTTCCGGAAAGTACAGCATTTTCGGTCCCTCACTTGTTAGTTACCGCCTGAAACGACTAGCTGTTACACCAACTAAAGCTTCTACCGGTTCAACGAAGCGAATCAGGGTGGGTGAAACACGTGAAGATGAAAATACTACTTGA